One window of Saccharopolyspora phatthalungensis genomic DNA carries:
- a CDS encoding site-specific integrase, whose product MKGDDIEAARLLLSRLGISPEQLFKTPVESGPVPTIRDYIGRVSDAVPVGTRRVYDTYWRRVVEVWGDRRVDEPTPLEIKQLAEHVKLNVVVRKNSRGGRTAAEHLISALRCVYRHAVADGLISENDNPATRVAKPRRLASSRRALPDTRLAEINRVAGSTGNDPELDSMLLRLHIETACRRGGALGLRPKDLDTEQCLIRLQEKGETLRWQPVSPTLMLHLVAHAEQRGAAEAGQLLRYRNGRAITARRYDYLWQRIGKHLPWVATQQVSTHWLRHTTLTWVERNFGYAVARAYAGHNGKSDAGTTSTYVRADLQEIATALAALTGEPHPLATDR is encoded by the coding sequence ATGAAAGGCGATGACATTGAGGCAGCGCGCCTCTTGCTCTCCCGCCTCGGAATCAGTCCCGAGCAACTTTTTAAGACACCTGTGGAAAGCGGGCCCGTTCCCACGATCCGGGACTACATCGGCCGCGTGTCAGACGCCGTCCCCGTGGGGACACGCCGCGTCTACGACACCTACTGGCGGCGCGTTGTCGAAGTCTGGGGCGACCGACGAGTCGATGAACCGACTCCGCTGGAGATCAAGCAACTTGCTGAGCACGTCAAGCTGAACGTCGTCGTACGAAAAAACTCGCGAGGCGGCCGAACCGCCGCCGAGCACCTGATCTCCGCACTCCGATGCGTGTATCGCCACGCGGTCGCAGACGGACTGATCTCAGAGAACGACAACCCCGCGACGCGCGTTGCCAAGCCCAGACGGCTTGCCAGTTCGCGACGAGCCCTACCGGACACACGCCTTGCTGAGATCAACAGAGTAGCGGGCTCGACCGGTAACGATCCTGAGCTCGACTCGATGCTGCTGCGCCTGCACATCGAGACAGCATGCCGCCGAGGCGGCGCGCTGGGACTCCGCCCCAAAGACCTCGATACCGAACAATGCCTCATACGCCTACAGGAGAAGGGCGAGACGCTGCGGTGGCAACCAGTGTCTCCAACCCTGATGCTGCACCTCGTCGCCCACGCCGAGCAACGCGGAGCCGCCGAAGCCGGCCAACTCTTGCGCTACCGCAACGGACGCGCCATCACCGCGCGCCGCTACGACTACCTATGGCAGCGCATAGGCAAACATCTTCCATGGGTTGCGACACAACAAGTCAGCACACATTGGCTCCGCCACACCACACTCACCTGGGTCGAGCGAAACTTCGGCTACGCCGTTGCACGCGCATACGCTGGCCACAACGGCAAGAGCGACGCAGGCACGACCTCCACCTACGTCCGCGCCGACCTCCAAGAGATCGCTACCGCGCTCGCCGCACTCACCGGAGAACCGCACCCACTCGCAACAGACAGGTAG
- a CDS encoding TIGR02678 family protein, whose amino-acid sequence MILEETAREELRQAARYLVLNPLLHNNGRHAKMAALVHSHAKTLKAWFDDYLGWPLVVERDVIRLVKVPEPRAVTHQDDAPAARCCALFCLLLATLEDAGAQTVITELADKVATIAAATDGIPAYEPAEYSERKALIQALRLLTARGALVPVQDSASTHEDENRYVEAEGDALYDVDHRTAALLLACPTPPTRAEKYQHITHQSYPDTVEGANRRRRHAVMRRLVDHPVMYFDELTEDQLDYFRNQRALFVRQLREKLDTRLEVRAEGAAVIDEELTDLTFPKDTKDQFAALLFAHALADEPNATEPGKAVSGEVLTRISECVAPHLAARGIKASSPKDVRQAALTVLTKLRLVEPLDDGGVRTLPALGRYRNVREPSAPQEEPAAVLFALPGDEETDVTQS is encoded by the coding sequence GTGATCCTGGAAGAGACTGCACGGGAGGAACTTCGCCAGGCCGCCCGTTATCTCGTGTTGAACCCGTTGCTGCACAACAATGGGCGCCACGCCAAGATGGCGGCGCTGGTGCACAGCCACGCTAAGACGCTCAAGGCGTGGTTCGACGATTACCTGGGCTGGCCGCTGGTGGTCGAACGAGACGTCATCCGGCTGGTCAAGGTGCCGGAACCGCGGGCGGTGACGCACCAGGACGACGCGCCGGCCGCCCGGTGCTGCGCCTTGTTCTGCCTCCTGCTCGCCACTTTGGAGGACGCGGGCGCGCAGACCGTGATCACGGAACTCGCCGACAAGGTCGCCACGATCGCCGCCGCCACCGACGGAATTCCCGCCTACGAACCGGCCGAATACTCCGAACGCAAGGCGCTCATCCAGGCGCTCCGGCTGCTGACAGCCCGCGGTGCGCTGGTTCCCGTACAGGACAGTGCGTCGACCCACGAGGACGAGAACCGGTACGTCGAGGCCGAGGGAGACGCGCTCTACGACGTGGACCACCGCACGGCGGCATTGCTGCTGGCCTGTCCCACGCCTCCGACGCGGGCAGAGAAGTACCAGCACATCACGCATCAGTCCTATCCGGATACCGTGGAGGGCGCCAACAGGCGGCGGCGTCACGCCGTCATGCGCCGTCTCGTCGACCATCCGGTGATGTACTTCGATGAGCTGACGGAGGACCAGCTGGACTACTTCCGCAACCAACGCGCGCTCTTCGTGCGCCAGCTACGGGAAAAGCTGGACACCCGCCTCGAAGTACGGGCCGAGGGCGCTGCCGTCATCGACGAAGAGCTGACCGACCTGACTTTTCCCAAAGACACCAAGGACCAGTTCGCCGCACTGCTTTTCGCGCACGCCCTCGCTGACGAACCGAACGCGACGGAACCAGGGAAGGCGGTGTCAGGCGAAGTCTTGACCAGAATCTCGGAGTGCGTGGCGCCCCACCTTGCGGCACGCGGGATCAAAGCGAGCAGTCCCAAGGACGTTCGGCAGGCAGCGCTCACCGTGCTGACCAAGCTCCGGCTGGTCGAGCCCCTTGATGACGGCGGCGTCCGCACACTGCCCGCACTCGGCCGTTACCGTAACGTCCGGGAACCCTCCGCACCGCAGGAAGAACCGGCGGCGGTGCTCTTCGCGCTGCCCGGCGACGAGGAAACCGATGTCACTCAGTCCTGA
- a CDS encoding TIGR02677 family protein produces MDDDDELVEAWESAGAKILVLAEAGVLPGRMPVVRYLGLKAAPFYRIVLDVLVDEESRLGLQLSTATITQRVTERLEQATGGAVDCPPVAKLLEQLYEWGNVDRIHNTHRKGSPQEYLRQDYLYQMTPAGTVVHRELARIDQELGMTGALQASMLPEVRAALVALVAALGEPKAEDRDRQAYIAFTRVVNGFTQLSENAKLFVQGLNRSLNLDSAEKAERFLAYKQLVVDYLQTFSIGIAKYAAGIAEGIEAAEQRGVLAALSEIAAVEAAPALGVSTEQAAARDAEVMRARWLGLRRWFFPDGDQQPVVTTLADRSVEAISRIMTTVRQLNEERFRRVNRKADLVTMARWFSAADTDVVSLWRAGFGLYPARHVGAPHPVETEIDIRPGIGWWEGVAPPISPRLRTQGPRASGGVASRLPNQGKAKKLLREKQRAEDAAVEAAARSLAGRSPCLLSSLTHLPAEEFDLLLRCLDVALARRAHDGVRYAETSDGLIRVTLRPPAPDDTATITTPRGTMCIADFHITLEDMGSAL; encoded by the coding sequence ATGGACGATGACGACGAGCTGGTGGAGGCGTGGGAATCCGCAGGGGCGAAGATCCTCGTGCTCGCTGAGGCGGGTGTGCTGCCCGGCCGGATGCCGGTCGTCAGGTACCTGGGGCTGAAGGCGGCGCCGTTCTACCGGATAGTGCTCGACGTCTTGGTCGACGAGGAGTCGCGGCTCGGCCTCCAGCTCTCCACCGCGACCATCACCCAGCGGGTGACCGAACGGCTCGAACAGGCCACCGGCGGCGCCGTCGACTGTCCTCCGGTCGCGAAACTGCTGGAGCAGCTTTACGAGTGGGGCAACGTCGACCGGATCCACAATACGCACCGCAAGGGCAGCCCTCAGGAGTACCTGCGGCAGGACTACCTGTACCAGATGACACCGGCAGGCACGGTCGTGCACCGCGAGCTCGCCAGGATCGACCAGGAGCTCGGCATGACCGGCGCGCTGCAGGCGTCGATGCTGCCTGAGGTGCGCGCGGCTCTGGTGGCGTTGGTCGCGGCGCTCGGCGAACCCAAGGCTGAGGACCGCGACCGGCAGGCATACATCGCCTTCACGCGTGTGGTGAATGGGTTCACGCAGCTGTCGGAGAACGCCAAGCTGTTCGTCCAGGGCCTGAACCGGTCGCTGAACCTCGACTCTGCGGAGAAGGCCGAGAGGTTCCTGGCCTACAAGCAGCTCGTGGTCGACTACCTGCAGACCTTCTCGATCGGCATCGCAAAGTACGCGGCGGGTATCGCCGAGGGCATCGAGGCCGCCGAGCAGCGCGGTGTGCTGGCTGCTCTTTCCGAGATCGCCGCGGTCGAGGCCGCACCCGCACTCGGCGTGTCCACGGAACAAGCCGCTGCCCGTGACGCGGAGGTGATGCGCGCCCGATGGCTCGGGCTGCGGCGTTGGTTCTTCCCCGACGGCGACCAGCAGCCAGTGGTGACCACGCTGGCCGACCGTTCCGTCGAGGCCATCAGCCGGATCATGACGACGGTGCGCCAGCTGAACGAAGAGCGGTTCCGTCGGGTGAACCGCAAGGCGGACCTGGTGACGATGGCGCGGTGGTTCTCCGCCGCCGACACCGACGTGGTCTCTCTGTGGCGCGCGGGTTTCGGGCTCTACCCGGCGCGCCACGTCGGCGCACCGCACCCAGTGGAGACCGAGATCGACATCCGTCCGGGCATCGGCTGGTGGGAAGGCGTCGCCCCGCCGATCTCACCGCGCCTGCGCACGCAGGGTCCCAGGGCGAGTGGCGGAGTCGCGTCGAGGCTGCCGAACCAGGGCAAGGCGAAGAAGCTGCTCAGAGAGAAGCAACGGGCGGAGGACGCCGCGGTGGAGGCTGCGGCCAGATCCCTCGCCGGGCGAAGTCCGTGCCTGCTGTCGAGTCTCACCCATCTCCCCGCCGAGGAGTTCGACCTGTTGTTGCGCTGCCTGGACGTCGCACTGGCCAGACGTGCGCACGACGGGGTTCGGTACGCGGAGACCAGCGACGGGCTGATCCGGGTGACGCTGCGGCCACCAGCGCCCGATGACACCGCCACCATCACCACACCGCGCGGAACCATGTGTATCGCCGACTTCCACATCACGCTGGAGGACATGGGGAGCGCCCTGTGA
- a CDS encoding TRM11 family SAM-dependent methyltransferase has protein sequence MNHAPDRYSTNLGSCIEKGDPVPDASRDHTTDDTPTVPIPRTLIEQADQPTSSPAVSVWATAQRAPAAQRKGRYTAESTAHPAKMLPAVAAHAIAHYTQPGDLVLDPMCGIGTTLVEALHLGRRAIGVEYEPHWVEVTEANLALAHHAGIDTDGQVIHGDARQLATLLPPDLAGQVALVVTSPPYGPSTHGQVNVVPGGGVHKYHHRYGNTLDRGNLANIGHHRLLSGFTKILTSTAAFLRPGGHVAITLRPWREHAELIDLPSQIATCGRQAGLIPVERCVALLARVAENDLVARGSFFQRDFIRNQRQAGLPLHLIAHEDLLVFRQGTSELKNAQLETRVVLSAA, from the coding sequence ATGAATCACGCCCCCGACCGCTACTCCACCAACCTCGGCAGCTGCATCGAGAAAGGCGATCCCGTGCCCGACGCCAGCCGTGACCACACCACCGACGACACGCCGACCGTGCCGATCCCGCGCACGCTCATCGAGCAGGCCGACCAACCGACATCGTCCCCGGCTGTGTCGGTGTGGGCGACCGCGCAGCGCGCTCCCGCCGCCCAACGCAAGGGCCGCTACACTGCTGAGTCCACCGCCCATCCCGCCAAGATGCTCCCCGCCGTCGCCGCGCACGCCATCGCCCACTACACCCAGCCCGGCGATCTCGTCCTCGACCCGATGTGCGGAATCGGCACCACCCTCGTCGAAGCCCTCCACCTGGGGCGCCGCGCAATCGGCGTCGAATACGAACCGCACTGGGTGGAGGTCACCGAAGCCAACCTCGCCCTCGCCCACCACGCCGGCATCGACACCGACGGCCAGGTGATCCACGGCGATGCCCGGCAGCTGGCCACGCTGCTGCCGCCCGATCTAGCCGGTCAGGTCGCCCTGGTGGTCACCAGCCCGCCGTATGGGCCCTCCACCCACGGGCAGGTCAACGTCGTCCCCGGCGGCGGGGTCCACAAGTACCACCACCGCTACGGCAACACCCTCGACCGCGGCAACCTCGCCAACATCGGCCACCACCGACTGCTCTCCGGATTCACCAAAATCCTCACCAGCACCGCGGCGTTCCTCCGCCCCGGCGGGCACGTCGCGATCACCCTGCGACCCTGGCGCGAACACGCCGAACTGATCGACCTGCCCTCCCAGATCGCCACCTGCGGCCGGCAGGCTGGGCTGATCCCCGTCGAGCGCTGCGTGGCCCTGCTCGCCCGGGTCGCCGAAAACGATCTCGTCGCTCGCGGCAGCTTCTTCCAACGCGACTTCATCCGCAATCAACGCCAAGCCGGACTGCCCTTGCACCTGATCGCGCACGAAGATTTGCTCGTGTTCCGGCAAGGCACGTCCGAACTCAAGAATGCTCAGCTGGAAACCCGGGTTGTATTGAGCGCCGCCTAA
- a CDS encoding endonuclease domain-containing protein — protein sequence MLTVRRALVDETGPRCAICRVRWATVIDHDHLTGLVRGYVCTPCNNVVDHCTHVSECMFSYYLNNPPASQLALPHPNHTAFQRRRGEFHLRRVEHFDRLVAEMAGTHRR from the coding sequence GTGCTCACCGTGCGCCGCGCGCTCGTTGACGAGACCGGCCCCCGATGCGCGATCTGCCGCGTCCGTTGGGCCACCGTGATCGACCACGACCACCTCACCGGACTGGTGCGCGGCTACGTGTGCACGCCATGCAATAACGTCGTGGATCACTGCACTCATGTCTCCGAATGCATGTTCTCCTATTACCTCAACAATCCTCCGGCCTCGCAGTTGGCGTTGCCGCACCCCAATCACACGGCCTTCCAGCGCCGGCGCGGCGAGTTCCACCTTCGTCGAGTGGAGCATTTCGACCGGCTGGTGGCTGAGATGGCGGGCACCCACCGCCGATAG
- a CDS encoding 3'-5' exonuclease, producing the protein MPELIDTLRLDRQGGVDASGMEFTAIDVETTALHPGRVIEIGAVRVNGEGRVLGEFSTLVNPGPGVDPGATWVHHITRRDLDDAPALSDVAGYLIELCTNSVLVAHNLPFESRFLTAEFDRIRPHVPRLPGVCTLSTARSLLRLPNYKLATLVEVLDLPAIATHAALDDARACGQLVVRLVTDHGLRFRSAPRFPALPQLPRGGRCAPRVTAIRAGERGWMASLMDRLPESMPHAHDPALEAAYRDQLTQALADNKISGKEAKALAQQARTAGMSAADVRRVHTEAIGSLRRLAEQDGVITPKEYRDLTKAAAALGVPDLVADLEFVNNKVEAAEKTTVPLRPTRVLVLGVSPAADETRARVLTEGLALAKNLTATVTHVVVDHTVPDDDARKRKAAGSDVALLTVDEVASVLGWTTPQHADQHEPAAEAVPHEPQPPATAHLTQPQDIPEPQGLPYPTGQPALPTTEPVVNVPARAPGYPVRASSHQPRPAPAPRASALLLWTARLVLGFGVVLVVMDLLAAAGGAPATALIGFGIFALIVVAAGEFMRRKARGRV; encoded by the coding sequence GTGCCTGAACTGATCGATACGCTGCGGCTGGACCGTCAGGGTGGCGTCGATGCGAGCGGGATGGAGTTCACCGCAATCGACGTGGAAACCACCGCGTTGCATCCCGGCAGAGTGATCGAGATCGGTGCGGTGCGGGTCAATGGCGAGGGTAGGGTTCTCGGTGAGTTCTCAACCCTGGTCAACCCCGGGCCGGGCGTGGATCCGGGCGCGACGTGGGTTCACCACATCACTCGCCGCGATCTAGATGACGCGCCCGCGCTGAGCGACGTAGCGGGATACCTGATCGAGCTGTGCACGAACAGCGTTCTGGTCGCCCACAATCTGCCGTTCGAATCGCGGTTCCTGACCGCCGAATTCGACCGGATTCGGCCACACGTTCCGCGGCTTCCCGGCGTGTGCACGTTATCGACCGCGAGATCGCTCCTACGCCTGCCGAACTACAAACTCGCCACGCTCGTGGAAGTTCTCGACCTGCCTGCGATCGCGACACATGCTGCCCTCGACGACGCCAGGGCGTGCGGTCAGCTCGTTGTCCGTCTGGTCACCGACCACGGTCTCCGATTCCGGTCCGCGCCGCGGTTCCCGGCGCTTCCGCAGCTACCGCGCGGAGGACGGTGCGCACCGCGTGTCACGGCCATACGCGCGGGCGAGCGCGGCTGGATGGCGAGCCTGATGGACAGGTTGCCCGAATCGATGCCGCATGCGCACGACCCCGCGTTGGAGGCCGCATATCGTGACCAGCTTACGCAGGCCCTCGCCGACAACAAGATCTCCGGCAAAGAAGCCAAAGCGCTCGCGCAGCAAGCGCGCACGGCCGGTATGAGCGCGGCCGACGTACGACGCGTGCACACTGAGGCGATTGGTTCCCTGCGGCGGCTTGCTGAGCAAGACGGAGTCATCACGCCGAAGGAGTATCGAGATCTCACCAAGGCCGCAGCCGCTCTGGGCGTACCAGATCTGGTGGCAGACCTGGAGTTCGTAAACAACAAGGTCGAGGCTGCTGAAAAAACGACCGTACCGCTCCGGCCTACGCGCGTTTTGGTGCTGGGGGTATCGCCTGCCGCCGACGAAACGCGCGCCCGGGTGCTGACCGAAGGGCTTGCGCTGGCGAAGAATCTCACGGCGACGGTGACGCATGTGGTGGTGGATCACACGGTGCCGGACGACGATGCCCGTAAGCGTAAAGCTGCTGGCTCTGACGTTGCGCTGTTGACCGTGGACGAGGTGGCCTCCGTGTTGGGCTGGACGACTCCGCAACACGCTGACCAACATGAACCGGCAGCCGAAGCCGTCCCGCACGAACCGCAACCTCCGGCAACGGCTCACCTGACGCAACCGCAGGACATTCCGGAACCACAGGGCCTTCCGTATCCGACCGGGCAGCCTGCCTTGCCGACCACGGAGCCCGTTGTGAACGTGCCTGCCCGGGCTCCCGGCTATCCCGTCCGCGCGTCCTCGCATCAGCCACGCCCGGCGCCTGCCCCGCGTGCCTCGGCGTTGCTGTTGTGGACCGCACGTCTCGTGCTGGGCTTCGGTGTCGTTCTCGTTGTCATGGACCTGTTGGCCGCCGCCGGTGGAGCTCCGGCCACCGCACTGATCGGCTTCGGGATCTTCGCGCTGATCGTCGTCGCGGCCGGTGAATTCATGCGCCGCAAAGCCCGAGGCCGCGTCTAG